Proteins from a single region of Ischnura elegans chromosome 2, ioIscEleg1.1, whole genome shotgun sequence:
- the LOC124154648 gene encoding CTP synthase 1 isoform X1 translates to MKYILVTGGVISGVGKGVIASSFGTILKSCGIHVTSIKIDPYINIDAGTFSPYEHGEVYVLDDGGEVDLDLGNYERFLDITLHRDNNITTGKIYQHVISKERRGDYLGKTVQVVPHITDAVQEWVEKVAAVSVSEDGNMPEVCIVELGGTIGDIEGMPFVEAFRQFQFRVKRENFCCVHVSLVPQLQVLGQVGPRSTGEHKTKPTQASVRELRGLGLSPDLIVCRSEKPIGQSVKEKISNFCHVSTEQVICIHDCSSIYRVPILMESQGISEFFNERLQLKIEMPRPRRFMQKWIDLADRYDNLRKEVKIALVGKYTKLEDSYASVTKALQHAAIAAGHKLTLKYIEASDLEKDTKHSDPVAYHEAWQQLCKCDGVIVPGGFGKRGSEGKIEACEWCRKTMKPMLGICLGLQAAVIEFSRNVLNLENANSTEIDPETKHPVVVDMPEHNPGNMGGTMRLGKRRTVFQPNSKSTLKVLYGKVDSIQERHRHRYEVNPEYVDKFEAAGLKFVGRDESGDRMEVMELEGHPYYVATQFHPEYLSRPLAPSPPYLGLILASIGKLPAFISRGCRLSPRQYHSDGDYSGVLRSDIINEDNLMTAAKEKLTGLSQKLVNGNV, encoded by the exons ATGAAGTACATCCTTGTCACCGGTGGTGTGATCAGCGGTGTCGGAAAAGGTGTCATAGCCAGCTCCTTTGGGACGATTTTGAAGAGTTGTGGTATACATGTTACGTCAATTAAGATTGACCCGTATATTAATATTGACGCCGGCACATTCTCACCGTACGAGCACG GTGAGGTGTATGTGCTGGACGATGGCGGTGAAGTGGACCTGGACCTAGGCAACTATGAGAGGTTCCTCGACATTACGCTCCATCGGGATAACAATATAACTACAGGCAAAATCTATCAGCATGTCATATCAAAAGAGAGGAGGGGTGATTACCTAGGGAAAACAGTGCAAG TGGTTCCTCACATAACGGATGCCGTCCAAGAGTGGGTGGAGAAGGTGGCTGCAGTGTCAGTTAGCGAAGATGGAAACATGCCAGAG GTTTGCATAGTTGAGCTGGGTGGTACAATTGGTGACATAGAGGGAATGCCATTTGTCGAGGCGTTCCGCCAGTTCCAGTTTAGGGTGAAGCGTGAAAATTTCTGCTGTGTGCACGTGTCCCTGGTTCCACAG TTACAAGTGCTTGGGCAAGTTGGG CCGCGATCCACTGGAGAGCACAAGACAAAGCCAACGCAGGCAAGTGTGCGCGAACTCAGGGGCCTGGGACTCTCCCCTGACCTCATTGTGTGTCGCAGTGAGAAGCCCATTGGTCAATCGGTGAAGGAAAAAATCTCTAACTTTTGCCATGTGTCAACTGAACAG GTCATATGCATCCATGACTGCTCATCCATTTATCGAGTTCCAATACTGATGGAGAGTCAGGGAATTTCTGAATTTTTCAACGAGCGCCTGCAGCTGAAAATAGAGATGCCTCGCCCTCGTCGCTTTATGCAGAAGTGGATTGATCTGGCTGACAG GTATGACAACTTGAGGAAGGAGGTTAAAATCGCACTGGTGGGCAAGTACACAAAACTGGAGGATTCATATGCATCAGTGACCAAGGCCCTGCAGCATGCAGCCATAGCAGCTGGACACAAGCTCACTTTGAAG TACATTGAAGCGTCTGATTTGGAGAAGGATACTAAGCACTCGGACCCAGTGGCGTATCATGAAGCATGGCAGCAGCTCTGCAAGTGCGA TGGTGTCATTGTGCCGGGTGGATTTGGCAAGAGGGGCTCTGAAGGGAAGATAGAAGCCTGTGAGTGGTGTCGGAAGACAATGAAACCCATGTTGGGCATTTGTCTTGGCCTGCAAGCTGCTGTGATAGAGTTCTCCAG AAACGTGCTTAATCTGGAGAATGCCAATTCAACTGAAATCGACCCGGAGACTAAACACCCTGTTGTGGTTGACATGCCAGAGCATAACCCAGGCAACATGGGCGGCACGATGCGTCTGGGCAAGAGGAGGACTGTCTTCCAGCCCAACTCTAAATCCACTCTCA AGGTCCTGTATGGTAAAGTGGACAGCATCCAGGAGCGACATCGGCACCGCTATGAAGTCAATCCGGAGTATGTGGACAAATTTGAAGCAGCTGGGCTGAAATTTGTTG GGCGTGACGAGAGTGGGGATCGAATGGAAGTGATGGAGCTGGAGGGACACCCATACTATGTGGCTACGCAGTTCCACCCCGAGTACTTGTCCCGTCCCCTTGCTCCCTCCCCGCCCTACCTTGGTCTCATCCTTGCCTCCATTGGCAAGCTCCCGGCCTTCATCTCGCGAGGATGCCGACTCTCGCCCCGCCAGTACCACTCGGATGGTGATTACTCAGGTGTGCTTCGCAGTGACATCATAA
- the LOC124154648 gene encoding CTP synthase 1 isoform X2, with protein MKYILVTGGVISGVGKGVIASSFGTILKSCGIHVTSIKIDPYINIDAGTFSPYEHGEVYVLDDGGEVDLDLGNYERFLDITLHRDNNITTGKIYQHVISKERRGDYLGKTVQVVPHITDAVQEWVEKVAAVSVSEDGNMPEVCIVELGGTIGDIEGMPFVEAFRQFQFRVKRENFCCVHVSLVPQPRSTGEHKTKPTQASVRELRGLGLSPDLIVCRSEKPIGQSVKEKISNFCHVSTEQVICIHDCSSIYRVPILMESQGISEFFNERLQLKIEMPRPRRFMQKWIDLADRYDNLRKEVKIALVGKYTKLEDSYASVTKALQHAAIAAGHKLTLKYIEASDLEKDTKHSDPVAYHEAWQQLCKCDGVIVPGGFGKRGSEGKIEACEWCRKTMKPMLGICLGLQAAVIEFSRNVLNLENANSTEIDPETKHPVVVDMPEHNPGNMGGTMRLGKRRTVFQPNSKSTLKVLYGKVDSIQERHRHRYEVNPEYVDKFEAAGLKFVGRDESGDRMEVMELEGHPYYVATQFHPEYLSRPLAPSPPYLGLILASIGKLPAFISRGCRLSPRQYHSDGDYSGVLRSDIINEDNLMTAAKEKLTGLSQKLVNGNV; from the exons ATGAAGTACATCCTTGTCACCGGTGGTGTGATCAGCGGTGTCGGAAAAGGTGTCATAGCCAGCTCCTTTGGGACGATTTTGAAGAGTTGTGGTATACATGTTACGTCAATTAAGATTGACCCGTATATTAATATTGACGCCGGCACATTCTCACCGTACGAGCACG GTGAGGTGTATGTGCTGGACGATGGCGGTGAAGTGGACCTGGACCTAGGCAACTATGAGAGGTTCCTCGACATTACGCTCCATCGGGATAACAATATAACTACAGGCAAAATCTATCAGCATGTCATATCAAAAGAGAGGAGGGGTGATTACCTAGGGAAAACAGTGCAAG TGGTTCCTCACATAACGGATGCCGTCCAAGAGTGGGTGGAGAAGGTGGCTGCAGTGTCAGTTAGCGAAGATGGAAACATGCCAGAG GTTTGCATAGTTGAGCTGGGTGGTACAATTGGTGACATAGAGGGAATGCCATTTGTCGAGGCGTTCCGCCAGTTCCAGTTTAGGGTGAAGCGTGAAAATTTCTGCTGTGTGCACGTGTCCCTGGTTCCACAG CCGCGATCCACTGGAGAGCACAAGACAAAGCCAACGCAGGCAAGTGTGCGCGAACTCAGGGGCCTGGGACTCTCCCCTGACCTCATTGTGTGTCGCAGTGAGAAGCCCATTGGTCAATCGGTGAAGGAAAAAATCTCTAACTTTTGCCATGTGTCAACTGAACAG GTCATATGCATCCATGACTGCTCATCCATTTATCGAGTTCCAATACTGATGGAGAGTCAGGGAATTTCTGAATTTTTCAACGAGCGCCTGCAGCTGAAAATAGAGATGCCTCGCCCTCGTCGCTTTATGCAGAAGTGGATTGATCTGGCTGACAG GTATGACAACTTGAGGAAGGAGGTTAAAATCGCACTGGTGGGCAAGTACACAAAACTGGAGGATTCATATGCATCAGTGACCAAGGCCCTGCAGCATGCAGCCATAGCAGCTGGACACAAGCTCACTTTGAAG TACATTGAAGCGTCTGATTTGGAGAAGGATACTAAGCACTCGGACCCAGTGGCGTATCATGAAGCATGGCAGCAGCTCTGCAAGTGCGA TGGTGTCATTGTGCCGGGTGGATTTGGCAAGAGGGGCTCTGAAGGGAAGATAGAAGCCTGTGAGTGGTGTCGGAAGACAATGAAACCCATGTTGGGCATTTGTCTTGGCCTGCAAGCTGCTGTGATAGAGTTCTCCAG AAACGTGCTTAATCTGGAGAATGCCAATTCAACTGAAATCGACCCGGAGACTAAACACCCTGTTGTGGTTGACATGCCAGAGCATAACCCAGGCAACATGGGCGGCACGATGCGTCTGGGCAAGAGGAGGACTGTCTTCCAGCCCAACTCTAAATCCACTCTCA AGGTCCTGTATGGTAAAGTGGACAGCATCCAGGAGCGACATCGGCACCGCTATGAAGTCAATCCGGAGTATGTGGACAAATTTGAAGCAGCTGGGCTGAAATTTGTTG GGCGTGACGAGAGTGGGGATCGAATGGAAGTGATGGAGCTGGAGGGACACCCATACTATGTGGCTACGCAGTTCCACCCCGAGTACTTGTCCCGTCCCCTTGCTCCCTCCCCGCCCTACCTTGGTCTCATCCTTGCCTCCATTGGCAAGCTCCCGGCCTTCATCTCGCGAGGATGCCGACTCTCGCCCCGCCAGTACCACTCGGATGGTGATTACTCAGGTGTGCTTCGCAGTGACATCATAA
- the LOC124154648 gene encoding CTP synthase 1 isoform X3, with translation MKYILVTGGVISGVGKGVIASSFGTILKSCGIHVTSIKIDPYINIDAGTFSPYEHGEVYVLDDGGEVDLDLGNYERFLDITLHRDNNITTGKIYQHVISKERRGDYLGKTVQVVPHITDAVQEWVEKVAAVSVSEDGNMPEVCIVELGGTIGDIEGMPFVEAFRQFQFRVKRENFCCVHVSLVPQLQVLGQVGPRSTGEHKTKPTQASVRELRGLGLSPDLIVCRSEKPIGQSVKEKISNFCHVSTEQVICIHDCSSIYRVPILMESQGISEFFNERLQLKIEMPRPRRFMQKWIDLADRYDNLRKEVKIALVGKYTKLEDSYASVTKALQHAAIAAGHKLTLKYIEASDLEKDTKHSDPVAYHEAWQQLCKCDGVIVPGGFGKRGSEGKIEACEWCRKTMKPMLGICLGLQAAVIEFSRNVLNLENANSTEIDPETKHPVVVDMPEHNPGNMGGTMRLGKRRTVFQPNSKSTLKVLYGKVDSIQERHRHRYEVNPEYVDKFEAAGLKFVGRDESGDRMEVMELEGHPYYVATQFHPEYLSRPLAPSPPYLGLILASIGKLPAFISRGCRLSPRQYHSDGDYSDEDNLMTAAKEKLTGLSQKLVNGNV, from the exons ATGAAGTACATCCTTGTCACCGGTGGTGTGATCAGCGGTGTCGGAAAAGGTGTCATAGCCAGCTCCTTTGGGACGATTTTGAAGAGTTGTGGTATACATGTTACGTCAATTAAGATTGACCCGTATATTAATATTGACGCCGGCACATTCTCACCGTACGAGCACG GTGAGGTGTATGTGCTGGACGATGGCGGTGAAGTGGACCTGGACCTAGGCAACTATGAGAGGTTCCTCGACATTACGCTCCATCGGGATAACAATATAACTACAGGCAAAATCTATCAGCATGTCATATCAAAAGAGAGGAGGGGTGATTACCTAGGGAAAACAGTGCAAG TGGTTCCTCACATAACGGATGCCGTCCAAGAGTGGGTGGAGAAGGTGGCTGCAGTGTCAGTTAGCGAAGATGGAAACATGCCAGAG GTTTGCATAGTTGAGCTGGGTGGTACAATTGGTGACATAGAGGGAATGCCATTTGTCGAGGCGTTCCGCCAGTTCCAGTTTAGGGTGAAGCGTGAAAATTTCTGCTGTGTGCACGTGTCCCTGGTTCCACAG TTACAAGTGCTTGGGCAAGTTGGG CCGCGATCCACTGGAGAGCACAAGACAAAGCCAACGCAGGCAAGTGTGCGCGAACTCAGGGGCCTGGGACTCTCCCCTGACCTCATTGTGTGTCGCAGTGAGAAGCCCATTGGTCAATCGGTGAAGGAAAAAATCTCTAACTTTTGCCATGTGTCAACTGAACAG GTCATATGCATCCATGACTGCTCATCCATTTATCGAGTTCCAATACTGATGGAGAGTCAGGGAATTTCTGAATTTTTCAACGAGCGCCTGCAGCTGAAAATAGAGATGCCTCGCCCTCGTCGCTTTATGCAGAAGTGGATTGATCTGGCTGACAG GTATGACAACTTGAGGAAGGAGGTTAAAATCGCACTGGTGGGCAAGTACACAAAACTGGAGGATTCATATGCATCAGTGACCAAGGCCCTGCAGCATGCAGCCATAGCAGCTGGACACAAGCTCACTTTGAAG TACATTGAAGCGTCTGATTTGGAGAAGGATACTAAGCACTCGGACCCAGTGGCGTATCATGAAGCATGGCAGCAGCTCTGCAAGTGCGA TGGTGTCATTGTGCCGGGTGGATTTGGCAAGAGGGGCTCTGAAGGGAAGATAGAAGCCTGTGAGTGGTGTCGGAAGACAATGAAACCCATGTTGGGCATTTGTCTTGGCCTGCAAGCTGCTGTGATAGAGTTCTCCAG AAACGTGCTTAATCTGGAGAATGCCAATTCAACTGAAATCGACCCGGAGACTAAACACCCTGTTGTGGTTGACATGCCAGAGCATAACCCAGGCAACATGGGCGGCACGATGCGTCTGGGCAAGAGGAGGACTGTCTTCCAGCCCAACTCTAAATCCACTCTCA AGGTCCTGTATGGTAAAGTGGACAGCATCCAGGAGCGACATCGGCACCGCTATGAAGTCAATCCGGAGTATGTGGACAAATTTGAAGCAGCTGGGCTGAAATTTGTTG GGCGTGACGAGAGTGGGGATCGAATGGAAGTGATGGAGCTGGAGGGACACCCATACTATGTGGCTACGCAGTTCCACCCCGAGTACTTGTCCCGTCCCCTTGCTCCCTCCCCGCCCTACCTTGGTCTCATCCTTGCCTCCATTGGCAAGCTCCCGGCCTTCATCTCGCGAGGATGCCGACTCTCGCCCCGCCAGTACCACTCGGATGGTGATTACTCAG